In a single window of the Arthrobacter sp. StoSoilA2 genome:
- a CDS encoding ATPase, T2SS/T4P/T4SS family has product MEAVGIVEGEVRELIRRRGLDPFEQTAEVRRLVEDAVNDYDERALLGPLPPLGHLDTARRHVFDAVAGFGPLQPFLDDPGIEEIWINAPHEIYVARNGESELTGITLTGQQVRDLVERMLKSSGRRLDLSSPFVDAALPDGSRLHVAIPDVTRKHWAVNIRKFIARANRLEHLVELGSLTPQSARFLGAAVASGLNILVSGATQAGKTTMLNCLSASIGSRERVVTVEEIFELQLPLRDVVGLQCRQPNLEGHGEIPLRRLVKEALRMRPDRLVVGEVREAESLDMLIALNSGLPGMCTVHANSAHDAVTKICTLPLLAGANISSAFVLPTVASCIDLVVHCARQANGHRQVTEILSLGRRVENGVIESSVVFRMLEGQLRPKANSMPAVEKFAVAGFDVAALLELN; this is encoded by the coding sequence ATGGAGGCCGTTGGGATTGTAGAGGGTGAGGTCCGCGAACTTATCAGACGCCGCGGCTTGGACCCCTTCGAACAAACCGCGGAAGTCCGACGCCTGGTTGAGGACGCGGTCAACGATTATGACGAAAGGGCTCTCCTTGGACCGCTTCCGCCATTGGGACATCTGGACACCGCCCGCAGGCACGTCTTTGACGCCGTAGCGGGATTTGGTCCGTTGCAGCCCTTCCTGGATGATCCTGGAATTGAGGAAATCTGGATCAACGCGCCGCACGAAATCTATGTCGCGCGTAATGGAGAGTCCGAGCTGACGGGAATCACCCTGACCGGGCAGCAAGTCCGGGACCTCGTCGAACGGATGCTCAAGAGTTCGGGGCGGCGGCTGGACCTGTCGTCGCCGTTCGTGGATGCGGCCCTGCCGGACGGGTCACGGTTGCATGTCGCCATTCCAGACGTCACCAGGAAGCACTGGGCTGTCAACATCAGAAAGTTCATCGCCAGGGCGAACCGGCTTGAACATCTCGTCGAGTTGGGAAGCCTCACACCCCAATCTGCCAGGTTCCTTGGTGCAGCCGTTGCAAGCGGACTCAACATCCTCGTCTCCGGTGCCACCCAGGCAGGGAAGACCACCATGTTGAACTGCCTTTCAGCAAGCATTGGCTCACGTGAGCGCGTTGTAACCGTTGAAGAGATCTTTGAATTGCAGCTCCCTCTGCGTGACGTCGTGGGTCTCCAATGCAGGCAACCGAACCTGGAAGGTCACGGAGAAATTCCACTGCGAAGGCTCGTTAAGGAAGCCCTTCGCATGAGGCCTGACCGCCTGGTGGTTGGCGAAGTCCGCGAAGCCGAAAGCCTGGACATGCTGATCGCGTTGAATTCCGGGCTTCCCGGCATGTGCACAGTCCATGCAAATTCGGCCCATGACGCCGTCACCAAGATTTGCACCCTGCCTCTACTGGCAGGGGCGAACATTTCCAGCGCGTTCGTCCTGCCCACCGTTGCCTCGTGCATTGACTTGGTGGTGCATTGTGCCCGGCAGGCCAATGGGCACAGGCAGGTGACCGAAATCCTGTCGTTGGGACGCCGTGTGGAAAACGGGGTCATCGAATCCTCGGTGGTGTTCCGCATGCTTGAAGGGCAGTTGCGGCCCAAAGCCAACTCCATGCCGGCGGTCGAAAAGTTTGCCGTGGCTGGTTTTGATGTGGCCGCGCTGCTGGAGCTGAACTGA
- a CDS encoding GH25 family lysozyme encodes MTRTPVESVRRMPYARTGIAICLVVLAGTFPGIPAWAEDSGPRPAPAPIAAQTPPAAGSLVPSGSGGPSNSAPTDSAPTVTNQPQTPTAVEPSPAVAPQPAVGPAVDDPAALPTAKAMPGNAPDAETMKAAMRAAIPAGGAEMGQRSPRVMAAKQGNGNSGPAGARTVGQVVPMDADPGHWRPTIGIQGQDVSAHQGNVDWQSQWNEGSRWAYVKASEGNYYLNENYAQQYNGSRNAGMVRGAYHFAIPNWSSGADQARYFVANGGGWTADGYTLPPVLDIEYNPYAGRTINGFYFGNTCYNMSKAQLGQWAADFGNTVKALTGRFPVIYSTTDWWNTCVGNSTFGSYPLWIASYWNNPTNSPGSLPASWGNYTMWQYSSTGPFEGDSNIFNGSYDQLRTFARGASAPSNPSIKSGADLLATSSTGRLDVFPADGSGRITGPFAIGSGWTGAKSLYVVDWNQDGVQDILSQWSDGTLKVFRGAPGGSFYAPIQVGSGWQEMSLTVGWWNSKDAYPGVIGQDYLGNLYRYPNTGGGALGGGALIGTGFSGHQLNQIDFDGDGSQDVVTRTSDGTLRLYRSNGLGSFLNQAAQVIGSGWNGMTSVSSAIGFSGAGSQGLHARTANGDLYYYPAVAGSWGDRSLIGLGWDDAVRISDAPLDVETTLGIDQEDVVAVRTDANLYRYPGTGTTALLPEDLIGTGWTGLKAGFVTDWNGDGALDIVAQWADGRLNVYPGRTGSGFGAPIALGSNWKDWTLSVGTWKKADAHPGIVGYDSTGRLYYFSNPTGKTVSTGISIGVGWTGLDIVQMDFDKDSNADLLAKNAAGDLKLYRSNGTGNFMQEAAAVVGTGWNVITGFGAIRGFAGAGSSGVIARTTIGELRYYPVGSNSTWGTPTRIGTGWNPLTILAPAAK; translated from the coding sequence ATGACAAGAACCCCCGTAGAGTCGGTCCGCCGCATGCCGTATGCAAGGACTGGAATCGCCATTTGCCTGGTCGTCCTTGCGGGGACTTTTCCCGGCATTCCTGCATGGGCGGAGGACTCCGGCCCGCGCCCTGCTCCCGCGCCCATCGCTGCGCAGACGCCGCCCGCAGCGGGCTCGCTCGTTCCATCCGGTTCCGGGGGCCCCTCGAACAGTGCCCCGACGGACAGCGCCCCGACGGTGACCAACCAGCCGCAGACGCCCACCGCCGTCGAACCTTCACCTGCTGTTGCTCCACAGCCGGCCGTGGGCCCCGCTGTGGACGATCCAGCTGCGCTGCCAACCGCCAAAGCAATGCCTGGCAATGCTCCGGACGCCGAGACCATGAAGGCGGCAATGCGCGCCGCAATTCCGGCTGGCGGGGCAGAAATGGGGCAGCGCTCCCCCAGGGTCATGGCGGCAAAGCAAGGCAACGGAAATTCCGGGCCTGCCGGCGCACGCACAGTGGGACAGGTGGTGCCGATGGACGCCGATCCAGGTCACTGGAGGCCAACCATCGGTATCCAAGGACAGGACGTCAGCGCGCACCAGGGCAACGTCGACTGGCAGAGCCAATGGAACGAAGGATCCCGCTGGGCTTACGTAAAGGCCTCCGAGGGCAACTATTACCTGAACGAAAACTATGCACAGCAATACAACGGCTCCCGCAACGCCGGCATGGTTCGCGGCGCCTATCATTTCGCCATCCCCAACTGGTCTTCGGGTGCGGACCAAGCGAGATACTTCGTGGCAAATGGCGGCGGATGGACAGCGGACGGTTACACGCTTCCTCCTGTCCTGGACATCGAGTACAACCCCTACGCCGGACGGACCATCAATGGCTTCTACTTCGGCAACACGTGCTACAACATGTCCAAGGCACAGCTTGGCCAGTGGGCTGCCGATTTCGGCAATACAGTCAAAGCCCTCACGGGGCGCTTTCCCGTCATTTACAGCACCACTGACTGGTGGAATACGTGTGTAGGAAACTCCACGTTCGGGAGTTACCCGCTCTGGATCGCCTCGTACTGGAACAACCCCACGAACTCTCCTGGATCGTTGCCCGCCAGCTGGGGCAACTACACCATGTGGCAGTACAGCAGCACCGGGCCGTTCGAAGGTGATTCCAACATTTTCAACGGCAGCTACGATCAGCTGAGGACATTCGCCCGAGGCGCCTCAGCACCCTCCAACCCATCCATCAAGTCCGGTGCCGATCTGCTGGCTACAAGCTCAACCGGCAGGCTCGATGTATTTCCGGCCGATGGAAGTGGCCGGATAACTGGTCCATTTGCCATCGGTTCGGGGTGGACCGGCGCAAAATCGCTGTACGTCGTCGACTGGAACCAGGACGGCGTCCAGGACATCCTTTCCCAGTGGTCCGACGGAACATTGAAGGTCTTCCGGGGTGCTCCCGGCGGCAGCTTCTATGCTCCCATCCAAGTCGGCTCCGGCTGGCAGGAGATGTCCCTGACAGTGGGCTGGTGGAACTCCAAAGATGCCTATCCGGGCGTTATAGGACAGGACTATCTGGGCAATCTGTACCGGTACCCCAACACAGGAGGTGGAGCGCTTGGGGGTGGTGCCTTAATTGGGACAGGCTTCAGCGGCCACCAGCTGAACCAGATCGACTTCGATGGCGACGGTAGTCAGGACGTCGTCACGCGCACCTCTGACGGCACCCTTCGCCTGTATCGTTCGAATGGCTTGGGCAGCTTCCTCAACCAGGCCGCCCAGGTGATCGGTTCCGGATGGAATGGCATGACGTCGGTCAGTTCAGCAATCGGCTTCAGCGGCGCCGGCTCCCAGGGACTGCATGCCCGCACCGCCAATGGTGACCTCTACTATTACCCGGCCGTCGCGGGTTCGTGGGGCGACCGGAGCCTCATCGGACTGGGCTGGGATGACGCGGTCCGGATCAGCGACGCTCCACTGGATGTTGAGACAACACTGGGCATCGACCAGGAGGATGTGGTCGCGGTCCGTACCGATGCCAACCTCTACCGCTATCCCGGCACTGGTACCACTGCGCTTCTGCCGGAGGACCTCATCGGAACAGGGTGGACCGGCCTGAAGGCCGGGTTCGTCACGGATTGGAACGGAGACGGCGCCCTGGACATTGTGGCGCAGTGGGCAGACGGCCGACTAAACGTCTACCCGGGCAGGACAGGCAGCGGTTTTGGGGCTCCCATCGCCCTCGGCAGTAACTGGAAGGACTGGACGCTCAGCGTTGGGACATGGAAAAAGGCCGATGCACATCCCGGAATCGTAGGGTACGACTCCACGGGTCGCCTGTACTACTTCAGCAACCCCACCGGAAAGACGGTGTCCACCGGTATCTCCATCGGAGTCGGTTGGACTGGCCTGGACATAGTTCAAATGGACTTTGACAAAGACTCCAATGCCGATCTCCTGGCGAAAAACGCAGCGGGCGATCTGAAACTGTACCGTTCCAACGGCACCGGCAATTTCATGCAGGAAGCTGCAGCGGTGGTCGGAACAGGTTGGAACGTCATCACTGGTTTCGGTGCCATCCGCGGATTTGCCGGAGCCGGCTCCAGCGGTGTCATCGCCCGGACCACCATAGGCGAGCTGCGGTACTACCCTGTGGGTTCAAACAGTACGTGGGGAACACCAACACGGATCGGCACAGGCTGGAATCCCCTGACGATTCTGGCACCAGCGGCAAAATAG
- a CDS encoding chitobiase/beta-hexosaminidase C-terminal domain-containing protein yields MIASACLASAALTGVFTAGPANADQARQTIAVGLTKAAGSVVDPAGRIWVSDARAGFCRVTEAAGATPGGLESATCLGGTLTGHKKGPALAGAPAMIDPSPANRGSGDEIAFIPDAAVGSSEVVRAVWKPGTGIFDYDSQLTIFDGDLRPNAVSDGPDGNIYLSFGNARSIVKIADPTALHPSIESIASVGSSSLGLAATYRNSAGRVVVYVAETSGLTMFTAPEDAELTNFVPAPVYNVGKPTAIYYDRQAPKVLYTGTGIGTTTADAGKDTVSRIDLATNAVDNQWALGFSKIGGLSMRNGKLLLMEDPGQLDPAKPTQQGRLLTLGGVVPSIVSGPTAADGTQAANPAFTNDSTPTFTVASTPPGGALECSLQLSTATPVWQVCTSGTFTPATALTNGAYTFSVRAAPSGLPVSRAFTVDLTAPAAPVITSPAAGATVNGAPVLGVTSETGTVLSCSVDSTTTFTACSNGYVFNLSTEGQHVLRVRATDMAGNISTVASVSVTTDLTAPQVSISSPVEGATVGTSPSFVFASTSTDVAGFRCKLGANAFTECTSPKSYTNVPGGTFTFVVEARDNAGNTSTATRNVTVFAADTTPPVVSVDPVGGTYGANKTISLTANEAATIYVTTDGTTPTTSSPVYSAPIPLTSSMTLKYFARDTAGNSSTVATQTYVLDNTAPVLTVTPAAGAYASGQLVTMTSSEPGRILYTTDGTTPATAVTGSTKAYSSPFPLTANTTVKALAVDAYGNASAVTTNAYTVLDTTPPVVTATPPGGSYPVNQQITLTVNEAGSSIYFTTNGTTPTATDANKYATAITLTAAMTLKYFAVDPSNNSSAIISQAYTVTAPPANTWKDYTGDAKNDVVARDSGGTLWLYPGNGSGGWLTQRSMGTGWNTLNAIVPTKDFNGDGRSDVLARDTNGVLWLYPGNGTGGLQPRVQAGTAWAGMTLILAPGDFSGDGKADVLARDSAGVLWLYRGTGTGGFASSAQIGTGWNSMTAILSTGDFNGDTRTDVLARDTSGFLWLYPGNGAGGWLSRVQVGSGWGGMTAILGPGDFNGDGKNDVLARDSGGNLFLYPGNGTSGWLSRSQVGWGWGGFTSLP; encoded by the coding sequence TTGATCGCTTCGGCTTGCCTGGCTTCGGCAGCGCTCACGGGTGTATTCACAGCAGGGCCCGCCAACGCGGACCAAGCCCGCCAAACCATCGCCGTGGGACTCACAAAGGCCGCTGGTTCGGTGGTGGACCCGGCCGGAAGGATCTGGGTCTCGGACGCGCGTGCCGGATTCTGCCGGGTGACCGAAGCTGCGGGCGCTACACCAGGCGGCCTCGAATCAGCTACCTGCCTCGGGGGCACCCTGACTGGCCATAAAAAGGGGCCCGCGTTGGCCGGAGCTCCTGCCATGATTGATCCGTCTCCCGCCAATCGCGGCTCGGGCGACGAAATCGCGTTCATTCCGGATGCCGCCGTCGGAAGTTCCGAGGTAGTCCGCGCAGTTTGGAAGCCCGGCACAGGCATCTTCGACTATGACAGCCAACTGACTATTTTCGACGGCGACCTCCGTCCGAATGCCGTCAGTGACGGCCCCGATGGCAACATCTATTTGTCGTTTGGCAATGCCCGCTCGATTGTGAAGATCGCGGATCCAACGGCCCTGCATCCGAGCATCGAATCCATCGCCTCGGTTGGCTCAAGCTCCTTGGGCCTTGCTGCCACGTACCGCAACAGCGCGGGCAGAGTCGTGGTTTACGTCGCTGAAACATCAGGACTGACCATGTTCACGGCACCCGAGGACGCGGAGCTGACGAACTTCGTACCAGCGCCGGTCTACAACGTCGGCAAGCCGACGGCCATCTACTACGATCGGCAGGCACCAAAGGTCCTGTACACGGGAACGGGTATTGGAACCACTACTGCCGACGCCGGCAAGGACACAGTTTCGCGTATTGACCTGGCTACCAACGCCGTCGACAACCAATGGGCCCTCGGTTTCAGCAAAATTGGTGGTCTGTCAATGCGCAACGGCAAGCTCCTGCTCATGGAAGACCCGGGTCAGCTGGATCCTGCCAAGCCAACCCAGCAGGGACGATTGCTCACCCTCGGTGGAGTCGTACCTTCAATCGTGAGCGGCCCGACGGCGGCAGACGGAACCCAGGCAGCCAACCCGGCCTTCACCAACGACTCCACTCCTACTTTCACAGTGGCCTCAACGCCTCCGGGGGGCGCCCTTGAATGCAGTCTCCAATTGAGCACCGCAACACCGGTCTGGCAAGTGTGCACGAGTGGCACGTTTACGCCTGCCACCGCCCTGACCAACGGTGCCTACACATTCTCCGTTCGTGCGGCACCGTCAGGGCTTCCCGTGTCCCGGGCATTCACGGTTGATCTGACCGCCCCCGCCGCTCCCGTGATCACCTCGCCCGCGGCTGGAGCAACGGTCAATGGTGCGCCCGTCCTTGGCGTGACCTCGGAGACGGGCACTGTCCTGTCCTGCTCGGTCGATTCCACGACGACTTTCACAGCCTGCAGTAACGGGTACGTCTTCAACCTCAGCACCGAGGGCCAGCACGTCCTTCGGGTTCGGGCGACAGACATGGCAGGCAATATCAGCACTGTGGCATCGGTCAGTGTCACCACGGATTTGACCGCACCACAGGTGTCCATCAGTTCTCCTGTAGAAGGCGCAACAGTCGGCACCTCGCCGTCGTTCGTCTTTGCCTCGACGTCCACGGATGTTGCCGGATTCAGGTGCAAGCTGGGCGCAAACGCCTTCACGGAGTGCACATCGCCAAAGTCGTACACCAACGTACCCGGTGGCACTTTCACATTTGTGGTGGAAGCGCGGGACAATGCAGGAAACACTTCCACAGCAACCAGGAATGTCACTGTCTTCGCTGCGGACACCACGCCACCTGTGGTCTCTGTCGATCCCGTCGGAGGAACGTACGGGGCAAACAAAACCATCAGCCTCACGGCGAACGAAGCAGCCACCATCTACGTGACCACCGACGGCACGACGCCTACAACGTCCAGTCCTGTCTACTCCGCACCGATACCGTTGACGTCCTCAATGACGTTGAAGTATTTCGCACGCGACACCGCGGGCAACTCATCAACGGTAGCGACGCAGACGTACGTCCTTGACAACACTGCCCCGGTTCTGACCGTTACGCCCGCCGCCGGAGCATACGCATCAGGGCAGCTTGTCACCATGACTTCCAGCGAACCTGGACGCATCCTCTACACAACGGATGGCACGACGCCTGCTACCGCAGTCACGGGAAGCACGAAAGCATACTCGAGCCCATTCCCGCTCACGGCAAACACCACCGTCAAGGCCCTTGCCGTGGACGCATATGGAAATGCTTCTGCCGTCACTACCAACGCCTACACGGTCTTGGACACCACCCCACCGGTGGTCACTGCGACTCCGCCCGGGGGCAGTTACCCGGTGAACCAGCAGATCACGCTCACTGTGAATGAAGCGGGATCGAGCATCTACTTCACAACCAACGGCACCACTCCGACTGCCACAGATGCCAACAAGTACGCCACAGCCATCACGCTGACGGCTGCGATGACCCTGAAGTACTTCGCAGTGGATCCGTCCAACAACAGTTCGGCAATCATCAGCCAGGCCTACACCGTGACGGCGCCTCCGGCCAACACATGGAAGGACTACACCGGTGATGCAAAGAACGACGTCGTGGCACGGGACAGTGGCGGCACGCTATGGCTCTACCCGGGTAATGGCAGCGGTGGTTGGCTGACCCAACGTTCGATGGGAACTGGTTGGAACACGCTGAACGCGATCGTTCCCACCAAGGACTTCAACGGTGATGGACGAAGCGACGTCCTGGCACGCGATACCAATGGCGTCCTCTGGCTCTATCCCGGAAACGGGACCGGCGGTCTCCAGCCCAGGGTACAGGCCGGCACCGCTTGGGCGGGCATGACGCTCATCCTCGCGCCAGGGGACTTCAGTGGCGATGGCAAGGCCGATGTGTTGGCACGGGATTCGGCTGGTGTCCTATGGCTCTACCGCGGAACCGGTACTGGTGGCTTTGCATCAAGCGCCCAGATTGGCACCGGCTGGAACTCCATGACGGCCATTCTGAGTACCGGCGATTTCAACGGCGACACCAGAACTGATGTCCTGGCCAGGGACACTTCGGGATTCCTGTGGCTCTATCCAGGCAACGGTGCGGGCGGTTGGCTGAGCAGGGTCCAGGTCGGAAGCGGCTGGGGCGGGATGACTGCGATCCTGGGCCCCGGCGACTTCAACGGAGACGGCAAGAACGATGTGCTTGCGCGCGACTCCGGTGGCAACCTCTTCCTGTACCCCGGCAACGGAACATCAGGATGGCTCTCCCGGAGCCAGGTCGGATGGGGCTGGGGAGGGTTCACGTCGCTCCCCTAG
- a CDS encoding glycosyltransferase family 2 protein — protein MYRGVRIAAVVPAYKEENHIAQVIETMPDFVDDIVIVDDCSPDDTSGAALRADDGRVTLIRHEVNQGVGGAVLTAHKAAMELGSDINVVMAGDAQMDPEYLPQLLDPVVDGYGFAKANRFFSGESFAGMPGYRIFGNIVLSFMTKLASGYWHIFDPQNGYTAIRTEVLRRLPMNKVAARYSFENDLLIHLNILDVPIVDVPIPAVYGNEVSSIKLRKVIPELLAMLFGGFWRRVWWKYMVWSFSAVALLLIAGIALIVMGLVAGIWVLAASVGSPTAGSVMLAVVPFVLGVQMLLVSLQLDIQASPNRPTMHPMKERT, from the coding sequence ATGTATCGAGGCGTTCGAATTGCCGCGGTAGTACCGGCCTATAAAGAAGAGAACCACATCGCACAGGTGATCGAAACGATGCCTGATTTCGTCGATGACATTGTCATTGTTGATGACTGCAGCCCGGACGACACGTCCGGGGCTGCCCTTCGGGCGGATGACGGCAGGGTCACCTTGATTCGGCATGAGGTCAACCAAGGTGTGGGTGGCGCCGTCCTGACGGCGCATAAAGCGGCAATGGAGCTGGGCTCCGACATCAACGTCGTGATGGCCGGCGATGCCCAGATGGATCCGGAGTACCTGCCCCAGCTGCTCGATCCCGTGGTGGATGGTTACGGCTTTGCCAAGGCCAACCGCTTCTTTTCAGGTGAGTCTTTTGCCGGTATGCCTGGCTACCGCATCTTTGGCAACATCGTTTTGTCGTTCATGACAAAACTAGCCTCGGGTTACTGGCACATCTTCGACCCCCAGAATGGCTACACGGCGATCCGGACGGAAGTTCTTCGCCGCCTGCCAATGAATAAGGTGGCCGCACGCTACAGCTTTGAAAACGATCTCCTGATTCACCTGAATATCCTCGATGTACCGATTGTGGATGTCCCGATTCCTGCTGTTTACGGCAATGAGGTTTCCAGCATCAAGCTCCGGAAGGTGATCCCCGAGCTGCTGGCCATGCTCTTTGGCGGCTTCTGGCGCCGTGTTTGGTGGAAGTACATGGTTTGGTCCTTCTCAGCCGTGGCTCTTCTGTTGATCGCAGGCATCGCACTTATCGTCATGGGCCTCGTGGCTGGGATATGGGTTCTCGCCGCAAGCGTAGGATCTCCTACCGCAGGATCGGTGATGTTGGCTGTGGTGCCCTTTGTTCTGGGAGTTCAGATGCTGCTGGTATCCCTCCAGCTGGACATACAGGCAAGTCCAAACAGACCAACGATGCATCCCATGAAGGAACGTACGTAG
- a CDS encoding GtrA family protein has protein sequence MKAFIKKFLSSSLFRFLVVGGLSFIVDLGLLALCFQVFGWPLWLATGAGFWGSFFFNYFLQRHFAFGGGGTALGGVLRYSGLLAFNTVAVMGIVELFQFLGAGYVAGKVVATIVTMGWNYFIYKHWIFPQKKQPKSASGQTDGASGTDAPAQKFTPNSSEG, from the coding sequence ATGAAGGCATTCATCAAAAAGTTCCTCTCGTCCAGTTTGTTCAGATTCCTCGTGGTGGGCGGTCTGAGCTTCATTGTGGATCTCGGTCTGCTGGCGCTCTGCTTCCAAGTGTTTGGTTGGCCCCTTTGGTTGGCCACGGGCGCAGGATTCTGGGGTAGTTTCTTCTTCAACTACTTCCTGCAGCGCCACTTTGCCTTCGGGGGAGGCGGAACGGCTCTGGGTGGAGTGCTGCGGTACTCCGGGCTCCTGGCCTTCAACACCGTGGCGGTCATGGGAATCGTGGAGCTCTTCCAGTTCCTGGGCGCCGGATATGTTGCCGGTAAAGTGGTTGCGACGATTGTGACCATGGGATGGAACTACTTCATCTACAAGCACTGGATCTTCCCGCAAAAGAAGCAACCGAAGAGCGCCAGCGGACAGACAGATGGCGCGTCCGGCACTGACGCGCCAGCACAGAAATTCACACCTAACAGCAGCGAAGGATAA
- a CDS encoding DUF6541 family protein, with protein sequence MGIGPLLLCVLLIVVLWWGPGWLLGEALGVRRTLLPVVAPLLGMGALTVIGVMGNSLGLSWQLLPVSAVLLVLAAVLLGLRLLLRRRFPDKFQARLRTQPSIFGKHRFAGSWWILLVGLLAGGAVAAVSWFVGTEGLLGINQDWDIPWHANMIRLISVNHEWDPAIAGNFAYYDTTISDAPIRSYPIAFHAVLALFWPMSTVSIPVFLNVFVLVMMAVQLPLSAMALTMILTRRPVAVAAAAAVSGWFTVYPYDLLWRGPLIPFFAGMLLVGPFVFLAVKGALERQKFWVLGIAFGAVGLIAVHPSLAFVVLPVLFFWLLSALIRRRGRILGITVYLAVSGVLAAIIGLPIIAQMLKESERVSKMMWAPDTDRNGAIQNIVFLNHGSMAMPILTTLVALGCLAVAFRIRMWWYFGPVLAFAFLSVYTMGSESPRFLNLTAPFYDDQWRIFGILVMLLVPLAGLGVAQSGEAIEWAVRRFRNRRAGSHESGNKDGRGPNHVITAAAAVAVLLVCGVGAIPYFKQNAQRININTKIDGPTLSSSEVDLLSKIDQYVPQDATVLNDSCDGSVWMYALGNRMPMIRHFEILPTNRQLLVLQKLPELATDPDARAAASELGIEWVYIADGRIRAWDEPKAGLTHPDSIPYLKLVVRDGNAALYQIDWSQLPGGKQAFDAASKDRVQLDGVPGILENRKPDGIAPLGRIC encoded by the coding sequence ATGGGTATCGGCCCGCTGCTGTTGTGTGTACTCCTCATCGTTGTGTTGTGGTGGGGTCCAGGCTGGCTTCTCGGAGAAGCGCTGGGAGTGCGCCGAACCCTCCTGCCCGTCGTGGCACCATTGTTGGGCATGGGTGCCCTGACGGTCATCGGTGTGATGGGGAATTCCCTGGGGTTGAGCTGGCAGCTGCTTCCTGTATCCGCCGTTCTGTTGGTGTTGGCTGCTGTCCTGTTGGGTTTGCGCCTTCTGTTGAGGCGCAGATTCCCTGACAAGTTCCAGGCCCGTCTCCGAACACAGCCAAGTATTTTCGGTAAGCACCGATTTGCCGGCTCCTGGTGGATCCTGCTCGTAGGCCTTCTTGCGGGCGGAGCGGTCGCCGCCGTGTCATGGTTTGTCGGTACTGAGGGCCTCCTGGGCATTAACCAGGACTGGGACATTCCGTGGCACGCCAACATGATCCGGCTTATATCGGTCAATCATGAATGGGATCCCGCCATAGCGGGCAACTTCGCCTACTACGACACCACTATTTCTGATGCCCCCATCAGGAGCTACCCGATTGCGTTCCACGCCGTGCTCGCGCTGTTCTGGCCAATGAGTACTGTCAGCATCCCGGTGTTCCTGAATGTTTTCGTCCTGGTGATGATGGCTGTTCAGTTGCCCCTGAGCGCCATGGCGTTAACCATGATCCTCACACGCCGGCCGGTTGCCGTCGCCGCCGCGGCTGCAGTCTCGGGATGGTTCACGGTCTACCCGTACGACTTACTGTGGCGTGGCCCGTTGATTCCATTTTTCGCTGGCATGCTGTTGGTGGGTCCCTTCGTCTTCCTGGCAGTCAAAGGTGCCTTGGAGCGGCAAAAGTTCTGGGTCCTGGGCATTGCCTTCGGCGCAGTGGGCCTTATTGCCGTGCACCCCTCCCTGGCATTCGTAGTACTGCCGGTCCTGTTCTTCTGGCTGCTCTCCGCACTGATACGGCGCAGGGGCAGGATCCTGGGCATTACTGTTTACCTGGCGGTGTCAGGGGTTCTGGCGGCGATCATCGGCCTGCCTATCATTGCCCAGATGCTCAAGGAATCCGAGCGCGTTTCCAAGATGATGTGGGCACCGGATACTGATCGCAACGGTGCCATTCAGAACATTGTTTTCCTGAACCATGGCTCCATGGCAATGCCGATCCTGACCACGCTCGTTGCCCTTGGCTGCCTTGCTGTTGCCTTCAGGATCCGCATGTGGTGGTACTTCGGTCCGGTCCTGGCTTTTGCATTTCTGTCGGTATACACCATGGGCAGCGAGAGCCCCCGTTTCCTGAACCTGACAGCACCTTTCTACGACGATCAATGGCGCATTTTCGGCATCCTTGTCATGCTGCTCGTGCCGCTTGCGGGCTTGGGCGTTGCCCAGTCAGGCGAGGCAATCGAGTGGGCTGTTCGGCGGTTCCGCAATCGACGGGCAGGATCCCATGAATCCGGGAACAAGGACGGGCGCGGGCCGAACCACGTCATCACGGCCGCGGCCGCCGTCGCCGTTTTGTTGGTATGCGGGGTTGGCGCGATCCCATACTTCAAGCAAAATGCCCAACGCATCAACATCAATACAAAGATTGATGGCCCCACCCTCAGTTCTTCCGAAGTGGACCTGCTGAGCAAAATTGACCAATACGTTCCCCAGGACGCCACAGTGCTCAATGACTCCTGCGATGGCTCCGTATGGATGTATGCACTCGGGAACCGAATGCCCATGATCCGGCACTTCGAAATACTTCCTACGAACCGCCAGCTGCTTGTCCTTCAAAAGCTCCCTGAGTTGGCGACGGATCCCGACGCACGGGCAGCCGCCTCAGAGCTTGGCATCGAATGGGTGTACATAGCCGACGGCCGGATCCGGGCCTGGGATGAGCCCAAGGCGGGCTTGACCCATCCTGATTCCATCCCTTACTTGAAGCTTGTTGTGCGTGATGGAAACGCAGCCCTGTACCAGATCGATTGGTCCCAGTTACCGGGTGGCAAACAAGCCTTCGACGCCGCTTCCAAGGACCGCGTGCAGCTTGACGGAGTCCCGGGAATCCTCGAGAACCGGAAACCCGATGGCATCGCCCCGCTTGGAAGGATCTGCTAA